Proteins from a single region of Kluyveromyces lactis strain NRRL Y-1140 chromosome C complete sequence:
- the UBP8 gene encoding ubiquitin-specific protease UBP8 (similar to uniprot|P50102 Saccharomyces cerevisiae YMR223W UBP8 Ubiquitin-specific protease that is a component of the SAGA (Spt-Ada-Gcn5-Acetyltransferase) acetylation complex required for SAGA-mediated deubiquitination of histone H2B), with product MVCPHMNQVVSNQKLGDAVLKECETVRYLLRHADFKNRTMRTMRCMDCGEISCGSTFICLQCGFCGCWNNNHFLDHSQKLGHIFGVNSSNGLVFCFRCGDFMADLVAEIPASQWDTVMEKTELPASLHRDGLQGLVNMGSTCFMSSIIQTIIHNPYFVEDLLSHKHCNNCDIKSGTKCVSCALDEIACDFYGNGPGTGKSSSVSKGFVNLLSASWHINHHLVGSSQQDAHEYWQFLLNQLHTDHARVFGSSKAPDCQCITHRIFQGYLKNTLQCSQCGFSKTTIDPIMDLSLEIKNNPKLEDCLDHFQREETLTDFHYECQSCKQNQGVVKQLTLHKAPNVLVIQLKRFEHQLNGQSAKLNDRVQFPLHLNLKPHLFQIEDEYIPNIAYDLLNVVSHQGTVDQGHYTTVSKTEDGQWFKFNDSVVTSVTEEQVLEQQAYLLFYIIR from the coding sequence ATGGTTTGTCCGCATATGAATCAAGTGGTTTCTAACCAAAAGCTTGGTGACGCAGTGTTGAAAGAATGCGAAACGGTACGATATCTGCTTCGCCACGCAGACTTCAAGAATAGAACTATGAGAACCATGAGATGTATGGATTGTGGTGAAATTAGCTGTGGATCGACTTTCATTTGCTTGCAATGCGGATTTTGCGGGTGCTGGAATAACAACCATTTCTTGGATCATTCTCAAAAATTGGGACACATCTTTGGGGttaattcatcaaatggtCTAGTGTTCTGTTTCAGATGTGGTGATTTCATGGCTGATCTGGTCGCTGAAATTCCGGCTAGCCAATGGGATACTGTAATGGAAAAGACCGAGCTACCAGCTAGCTTACACAGAGATGGATTACAAGGTTTGGTGAACATGGGATCCACCTGTTTCATGAGTAGTATCATTCAAACCATCATACATAATCCATACTTTGTCGAGGACCTGTTATCTCATAAGCATTGCAACAATTGTGACATTAAATCAGGAACCAAGTGCGTCTCTTGTGCATTGGATGAAATTGCTTGTGACTTTTACGGGAATGGACCTGGGACAGGGAAGTCTTCCTCCGTTAGCAAAGGCTTTGTAAACCTTTTATCTGCATCATGGCATATCAATCATCATCTTGTTGGCTCGTCACAACAGGATGCACATGAGTACTGGCAGTTCTTATTGAACCAACTGCATACGGATCATGCACGAGTATTCGGATCGTCAAAGGCCCCTGATTGTCAATGTATCACGCATCGAATCTTCCAAGGATATCTTAAAAACACTTTACAGTGTTCTCAGTGTGGATTCTCAAAGACCACAATAGATCCAATCATGGACCTTTCCTTAGAGATCAAAAATAACCCTAAATTAGAAGATTGCTTAGATCACTTCCAAAGAGAGGAAACATTAACCGATTTTCACTACGAATGCCAAAGCTGTAAACAGAACCAGGGTGTGGTGAAACAGTTAACGTTGCATAAGGCTCCTAACGTATTAGTTATacagttgaaaagattcGAACATCAACTCAACGGTCAAAGCGCAAAATTAAATGATAGAGTACAGTTTCCATTGCATTTAAATCTAAAACCCCATTTATTCCagattgaagatgaatataTTCCTAATATTGCATATGATCTACTAAATGTAGTCTCCCATCAGGGGACGGTTGATCAAGGTCATTATACCACGGTGAGTAAAACTGAAGATGGACAATGGTTTAAATTCAATGATTCTGTTGTCACTTCAGTAACGGAAGAGCAAGTATTGGAACAACAAGCATATCTACTTTTCTACATTATTCGTTGA
- a CDS encoding alpha/beta hydrolase (similar to uniprot|Q05015 Saccharomyces cerevisiae YMR222C FSH2 and similar to uniprot|Q99369 Saccharomyces cerevisiae YOR280C FSH3 Serine hydrolases) — MSKKVLMLHGLAQSGPYFESKTKGFRRVLEPLGYEFFYPTAPINLSPADLPSDVADIGAASGDDYHAWLQPDPLHGEYRLPDVTLKFLKEYVVENGPFDGICGFSQGAGVTGYLMTDFNNLLGLTEEQQPAIKFFIAFSGFRFRPEIYQEQYIQHPITVRSLHVQGQLDTVTESSQVKGLYTSCKEGTSTFLEHSGGHFVPNSKGFVLKIADWLQNSE; from the coding sequence ATGTCTAAGAAAGTATTGATGTTGCATGGGCTTGCCCAGTCTGGTCCTTATTTTGAATCGAAAACGAAAGGTTTTCGTCGGGTCTTAGAACCACTTGGATATGAGTTCTTCTACCCTACAGCACCAATTAATTTATCACCAGCAGATCTTCCTAGCGATGTTGCAGATATCGGCGCTGCTTCTGGGGATGACTATCACGCGTGGCTTCAACCGGATCCGTTGCATGGGGAGTACAGATTGCCCGACGTgactttgaaattcttgaaagagTACGTTGTCGAAAATGGACCATTTGATGGTATCTGTGGGTTTAGTCAAGGTGCAGGTGTCACTGGATATTTGATGACGGATTTCAATAACCTTTTAGGCCTCACGGAGGAACAACAGCCTGCTAttaaatttttcattgcattCTCCGGATTTAGGTTCAGACCTGAGATTTATCAAGAGCAGTACATCCAACATCCTATCACTGTAAGGTCATTGCATGTTCAAGGTCAGTTAGATACCGTTACGGAATCATCCCAGGTGAAAGGATTGTATACCTCATGTAAAGAAGGAACGAGTACGTTTTTAGAACATTCTGGTGGTCATTTTGTGCCTAATTCGAAGGGTTTTGTATTGAAGATCGCTGACTGGTTACAAAACTCTGAATAG